TATCGAAAGATTACTATTAgtaataaaacaaacctttcTCTTGAGTTGGTTTTGTGCTTCTTCCaactttctttttactttttccatgttcaattcattttcatgTTGTTGAGTCGCTAATCGCTTCTCAGCCAACTCCTTTCTCAATATCATTTCAGATAGCTCTTCTTGCTTTTCCCTGAGTACAAGCCTCGCTTCCCGAAGATCACCTTCTCTCGACTCAAGCTTTCTGCTCACAAAATCCAACAATTTAAGTAATCAAAAGAATGATGACCAAGAACTGACTTGGAATTAATTGAACGAAGTAAATCAAGTGACAATTCGATTTGtttctttccaatttttggtagataaataatatttattgtttaatATGGGACCCTTTGTTCAACccgtttttataaattataagtcTATGTTTAGAACTGCTTTGcgtgaaaaaaacgaaatactCGAGTctattacattttattaatattggtgtcatatattttattaaaagtcGAAGGTACCTGCTAAGAATCTTAGTTTCTTCAGATTCTTTCTTAGTGGCATGGGCACGGTGCAAAATAGGTGTCAACACGTCACCACCTTCTGCTCCCAGTTGTTGTTGGGGAATCTGGTTAGCCATAGCCAATTCGTTCTCGCATTCAGCCATTCGTTGTGCGAGATTGGCTGCCATTTGTTGTATTACTGTCAAGCTAGCCTTCAGTGTAGCAACTGGTCCTAAATCTTCCgtatcataaattttttcacttgacATTGCCGCCATATCTTTCAACTTTTCCGTGGTTAATCCAGCATCCAAATCTAAcacgaaaggaaaaataacCAGACAATCAAAAAacttacaataaattgataatttttcaacgtcatGTCAGCAGCCATTGAACAGTTTTCACACTATTGTCCATGTTGCAGCAAATCTCCTAATAGGGTATCTGAATATGCAATCAAACCAACTTAAATAACATACTTACCACCACTGGTCACAACAGCTTGTAGAGCGTTCTTCAGTAAATCTTGGAGCGTCTTCATTACTTTAACAGAATGTTGAATACACGTGGATAATTGTTCAGGCCAGTCTTTGTCCAATCCTAAATTGACATTCGAAACAACAGAAGTTAACTGATCACGTGGTACTCGTCTTTTGGCTGCCTTAAGATGCTGCTGAATCACTTCACAGATTGTTTCTGCATGCTGACAGAGCAGACCTGAAATTCAATCGAATATGTCATGAAACATTAAGAGGCGGATCTTGTATAATCTTGCTGTGAATCTTTTGCTATCATAAATTTTCGTCTCGAAGTGCATTTGTGTTCAAATTCAACTTGAAATTCAGCAGTACTAAAAAGCTTCTAACAAACCGAGTTAGATAACTCTATCAATTTGTTAGTCAAATAACAATCAAACGTTATTATTACAGTATTAAagttaaatataaatatgagTGTGATGAACGATTTGAGCTGTGAGATTGTACAGAGTACTAATTAGGTACTTTGATTCATGTTGACCACACAATTTACTCTCCTTGATTATCTCATTATGTTTAATGTAAGTATGTTATGTAGATACAGGTTGCATAATTTTCAAGACCACGTATGACTGCAAATATTACTGCAATAGATCATGTTAAGattagaaacttttttttaattgaatatccgacatcatttttttcctcgacgAAACAGTCACACCATTAATCATACGTCTTGAAATCTGACTACACAAGTTCCAcataagaatttttattccacgGTAAAAGCGTTAAAAACTAACAACCGCCAATAATCGAACACTGTATCCCGGTGATGATAGCTCGATGTTTCGGCCCTAACTGCCCCGAATATAGATTTCAAAGTATGTCTTTAACAGTATTTGAGAGGCCCAAAACTACCTAGCAGGGAAAAATTTGGTGTTGAAGGCCGTTTGGCGTACCGCTGATTTAGAGTGGAGCCAGATGGCACTGCTATATTCATATATCGTTTCTATGCAGCATAAAATGTTAATGAATTAAATACAAACCTATATCACCACCTTCGCCATCTATAAGGGCTTTGATAGCAGATGCATCAGTTGCAATAGCATCACAAGCGCTTGCTAACGTTCGTGTTCCATCCGTAACAAGCCGAGCTTGATTAGCCATAAGATCTTCtccaaataaaattgaaaacattgtTGAAAAGTAGCCACTACATTTTTCTATTGCATCCATAGGTAAATTTTCATCTAATTGGTCACGTTTTGCTAGTTCAATAAGTGAGTCGAGAGACTTTTCTTGGGCTGCCATTTCGGGATATGCGACGCCAACTTTTAGCAATGTTTCAGAACTGCACATGTTCAATGCAGAGTCGAAACTTCCAAGAGCGCCCTGAAGAGCATACATATGAGAACACAGACGTGATCTGAAACTGTACTGTGCCACTGAATGTCCTTTCACGACCGATGCCCTGAAAACgtcaagaaaacaaaaaagacaGGTCAAgtcagagttttttttttttaattcgaggTCAGATCTCAGTAAATTTATTGGTGGTCTGACGATTTCTGAACAGCtttgaaactttgtttttaaacgaaaaaatttgtgataCAAATGACAGCACCAATAGAAAATGTACCATTTCAAGTTTTAATCATTTGTAGATACACTTAATTCTATGCGTAAGCCCTCTTAATACATAACGATTGTGTATGGAAATCAAACAAGTTGTGGCCTACACCAACTTTCGGTTTTTGgtcaaaataatttacaacACCAAGAAGTGGATTTATACTAGTATTATATACCTCAATACTAACcagacaatttcaaaaaattctcataagtattaaaattttactgTTGAGCCTATTAGTAATTAGATGAGTTAAAAACAAAGATGACTGTACCTGTCAATTTTGTTAATCGGTTGATACTTGTCTCGTACTTGGGAAATTAATATTTCCGTTTTTCTAGTCATTCTCGGTATAAGAAGAAGCGTCAAGATGGCATCATGATCACCGCCACGAGCTAAAAATTGTGGTGGCATAAACGCAAGCAAATAACGAACATGAGATCTGGCCTCCTCGACATCCAGACGTCGCAGTTCAAGATCAACAGCCTTAGTTTGTGCTCGTGTCTCTGCAAACGTCTTCTGGAAGTCTAATATCTCCGCAAGTTGTTGTTCTGCTCCTATAATTCCGGAACGTGAAGTATTAATGAATGTTTTTCACAGCAAAAACAAGGCCAAGTAAGCATATTTTCAGAGCATCTTGTTTTTGCTTACCACCTTATTGTTAACCAAGTTGTTTAATAGTTTCTCATGTATTACCTCGTGTGCCTGACTTAGTGGATTCAGTGGTCTGCAATCGCTGCTGTAACTGTAGACATTGTTCCTGTAGCTGCTGCGTCAGATCGCGAAACTTTGTAATTGTTAATTCTCGATCTGCGAGTGTTTCCAATGCAGCATCACGGTGACGTTGAGCATCACGTGTAGCTCCTACTGCTAGATCCAATTCTTCACGTAATTCTAGCTCCAATTCCTTAGAAGACTCAGCCAACTGGTCCGACATATCCtttagaaaaaataacataatgaataaattatcgttttttttacttttcatgaaaaaatacaaatcgtttacttttcaaaatgtGTTTTACtttgtgcaaaaattttacacaaagCAAATAAAATCACCTAATTCATTCTATGAAGGTACCTAATACTCAATGTTAAGTCTTCTGAGCACAATGTGATGCTATTGATCCATTTGGGAATGGTTGGCACTGAGCCAAGATTTTAACACAAACGTATTTTAAACTTACATTAGTTACATATAAATGAATGCTGGGAAACTTCAAATTAAAAGTGGAACCAGAATATAAGAAAGTAGTTCTGCATTGAACGTTTCAGTACCTGCAGTGCTTCTAAGTCAGCCACTGCTTCTTCTAACTCAGCAACCTTCTCTTCAAGTACCATTTTACGCTCGCCCAGAACCTCCACCATTTCTTCGGCACCAAGTGCTGCATCAACCTGTTATAAATTGGAtgtaaaaaatacacaactgATCAGCTCTTGAACTTTCTCATTCTCTATACAccttataaataaatatcaagtGTTAAAAACATATCTTACATGTTAACAACATTCCTGTAATCTTAATTTAGCAATAACTGAATGAATTCAATTAATGGACATGTCATTCAACAGCATCACTGCAATTGttcttttttgataaaaactaTACCAAATTTAGGTGATATTCATGGCAAAATTCTTACCTGTTCCTGGAGATCGGCAATTTGGTGTTCCATTTCTTCTACGCGTGAAGACAGTTTCTCTTTAGTGCGCCCCAATTCAAGAATTTCGGATTTCTTTTGATCCAAATCCTTTTgcagtttttgaaattcatgttTTTCATGTGCTGAAAGATCTCGCATTCGTACTAGAGTTTCCCTAAGTCGACTGTTTTGCTGTTCCagttgttttatttcataagTGGAAGGCCCAGATCCAGCAGCGCCACCTCCAGTCTATGATAAAATACTCCCGTCATACAAAATGACTAGATATGGCAATCATTGACATTTTGTTTTATGctttgacgttttttttttttttaagtttagACATATGATCTGCAATAGTTGCAGAATTAATCATCGAAGGAGAACAAGGTTCGGATTCTGAACCATACTGTAGAACGAGGTAAGAgtctgaaaattgtaaaaacgttaataacacaaataaatgaaatgctttattatttatttaagaaACCAAATGACAACAGTGTAAGACACTTTCACTTCCATGAAAAAAGTAGATGCACCACTTCAAATTTGATAGCCTCAGCTGTTAAATATGAcaattgatattttcattcatttatttatacatttgtttatttatttatttatttatttatatatattacgcGAGTCGTAAATAACTCCAATAAATGGCACATCTTTGATAATTTCACTAATGTTAAGGTGAGGAACTTTCTTGCCAAAAGTTATGttataaacatttttctatatttatGATAAAGCCATTTTGCCTGAGCCAATTACGAATGTTGTTCAGATCACTTtgaaataagattttattATTGGGGTGTGTGATGGAATAAAACATTTTCGCATCATCATCAAAAACTAAACAAATTCTACAACAATATGTATGTCGTTTATTAACGAACAAAAATGTTCAATATAAATCACCACCTGTCCTCGTTACTCAAATTTATTAACTTCTTTAGAATTAGATATTTGATTTTATCGGTTCAGCAAATTTCGAGTGAGTCGTAGAATGACATTTTGATTGATGATATCTGGCGAATAGATTGTTGTAATTTACTAATGTTTTAACTTATCAATAGGATTTGCTCCAAGTTGAAACTCAGTAAATTTTGAGATCAATAGATGCAGTACTTGtttagtcaaaaaaaaaaagcctcACACCTCATCACCAAAAGTAAACTGCTTCTGATACTTCTTATTACTCACATAGATCGTGATATTTGTATGGCTCGTCTCTTTGGTCAGCTTAATAAACTTGTTGTTCTCAATTATTGTGTCTAATTTTTCAAAGGGTGTAAATTACAAACGCAATTCTCATGAACAACGCCGATCTACAGAACGTGTTCTTGATTCACGCTATAACCAGGCAAAGAAATTCAGTAGGGAAAGGAAAAtgcagagaatttttttcaacactctCCACACGATTGTAAGGATATACCCGAAATATTTGAGAATTATCATACACACCGTTCACTTAAAATTGAacgagaaaaatgtatttttaattgaaagtAATTAGTTACAAAGACGAAAGACGAATTGAAAACTATCGATACTACAGAGTACAGATTCAGGAATtcgcgaaaaattttggaacgTTTTGTCTGCATCGTTTATGGGTAATAGAcagaaaaataagcaaatgcGCTAGTTTTCTATCATCTGCGACCATTTTCGGATGAACTTCTACCTGTGCGTAtgcacgtgtgtgtgtgtgtgtgtacgcaTATGCATAGGGTATTCCAAGTCGAATTTTACCCCATTTTAGCCCATTACGTCACCCCCTTCGATTGTGATAATCTTTTAGTATGATGTTCTTAACAACACAAAATTGGCTCGGGAATTGTTTCAGAGTTTCTTAAGCTACTGGTGAAATTCAGACAAAATCGTTAAACCAATTCGAAAAACACgattcttttaaattttaaataattcaaactgATTCTATGATtcaaaatgtgatttttgagCACCATACGATAATGGGATCTCAAGTGTTTAGTTTTTCTATGTCGGAATtggtgtatttatttttttcatttatctcgATCTAAATAAATAGCAACGTCACATTATGTTTATCATTCCGTGATCTATTTAGATCGGGGAATAgatataaaagagaaaaatataaattccgtcattgaaaaattaaagacttgcgaaaaaatagtaaatatcGCAATCCCATTATCGTGTGGTTCttaaaaatcacatttcaatTCATAGAATTCGTGTAAgttatttcagattttaaacAAAAGGCGTTTTCgcaattgatttttcgtttgttttgaaatttcaccggaGGCTTAAAAAGAttgagatttttaaaaattccgaAGACCTTTTGGCTCGGTAAAAACATCATACTAAAACATAATTGAAATCGAGGAGGGTTAGATACATGGGCtgctaatttgacgtggaatgatccatatatatgtatgtgtgcatctgtatatacatgtgagtgatcaatttttttatccgacaATATCTCGAGAACAAGTTACAGCATTTCTATGATTTTGGTCTCGATCGACGTAGTTTCCCAAACTTAGAACTGACCAGATTTTGGCTTCGATCAGTCCAGCACTTTTAGAATTATTCaagtaacaaaaattataaataataaatgaaaaattgtgatatCTTAAGAACGGAGAAAcggattcgaatgaaaattggtaccgtgTGGTTTTTTGGTACACTGACCACGAATCTAAagacatattttcaattttattattattattattattgttgttgttgttgttgttgttgttgttattgttataatttcatttcgaaaCGAGTTTGTAAACGGGATATTCAAAGATTGGCCCATGGTTAGTTCAAACccgcttgttttttttcgttattcttGCGCGTTTGTGGACCGGTGAACGGTCTCGAGAGGATATAGggaatttgcgattttttttaaatgcacGCCGGTTCCATATGAAcaacacgataaaaaaaaacgggcATTCTATCAGCAAATTATCTCTTAATTACTACAGTAGTACTTAAAGTAGAGCAGTAAGGCACAAGCTATGGTCAAAAGGACTTTCTCCTCTCATTGTCACATGTAAGCTCTAATAAACGTGTATTAATCATACCTGACTTGTGAATCCCAAAGGTCCACAAAGAAAAAACGTGATCCTTGAGTAAAGAGCGCTCATAATGTGATAGTAAAATTGAAGTCAGTACTTCTGAATGGTGACACGAAAACTGGATTGAAACTTTCTTGGGTACACGAACTCTTCAAAGAAGCGATTATCCAGAAGCTATAGAGAAGGAGCTGTCCAGCTTGGCAAGATCAAACAACTGGACAACTTCGTAAATATCTTTGAGAAATTATTGAGATTAGTTCTAACAGAGCAAGGAtgtcaaaattcaaaagaccAGTCAATGGATTATATACAACGAATAGTCGAATACCGAAAGGCCTAAATCGACGTGAAACATCAAAACAAGACACAGCCTAGAGGACACGCGGATTCGCAAGAAAGTAAACACATGGCGAATTGAGCTAATACGCGCAACTTTGCTTCAAAGTAGTTCCGAACAGTCCGGACACCTTTGTGCAGACACACATGCGAGGCGCCCGTACACTAGGCTGGTCGAAAAaatctaatatttttttcaaagtcacGTGTTTAACAGTCGTAAGAAGAGGAAATAACAAGCCCGTTACAAACTGAGCCcttaatatcaatatttagTAGTTTCTAAACGCAATTTTCCGTCTTCCTTTTAATCGAcacaagaaaataattttgatcatttctgaattttgtaGGTCAGTAACGAGGCAGTGTACTTAAATGTCCGATACATAATTTTGTTAGGAATTTAATGCTCTGCGAAAAAGGTCTGGCATGATTTTTTGACAGTTAAGCTTTTTCAAAAGCTattcaattgatttatttgttattcaaatggtTTGTTGATAACTAAACTTTTTCGAAAGTTATTCAAGGTTAAAGTTAAAATCATgtaaatattctttttttcgatataAACAGAGAAAATATTAGAGTTATCACAAAATatggtggttttttttttttttttgtaaagcaTTTCAACCGCTATGAAATCATatcatttaattaatttttacaaaagaaCGCCACCGTATTTTAAGATAAGTCTAGTATTTTCGCTGTTAATCTCGAAAAAGGGAATTTTTACATGATTTCAACTTTAaccttaaataacttttgaaaaagtttaattatcaaaacaTTATAGCAGAtctttttgtagagcattaaattccctacaacgTATGTATCGGACATTTATGTACATTATCTCGTTATTGATCTACAAAATTCAGAAGTaactaaattattttctcgagTTAGTTAGATGGAAAACGGAAAATTGCGTTTAGGAACCACTAAGTGTTgatattaagggctcaaatTGTAAGAGGCGTGATTCCCTCTACCTAAAACTATAAACATAACTACCAtcaaatgtttaaaaaaaattgaccgcAACCCCGAATTTGTCCGATTAGCTCTAACACGCCCCGACAAGCAGTTACATTTTTACACGAATAAATGCgtgcatttgaaattttcttcagaaAACTATTAATTACTTTAAAACtatatgttataaaaaaatttcttgggGCTATTTTATAGCAAATttaacgctctacaaaaaagatctctttttcaaaaatgttggaaATCTAATAAATATCACGTGTTTTCGAGAAATTCACCAAAACGTAAATCTTTATCCTACTGAAAATGTTCCCGTGTTGAATTCtaaaatgttttgaaagaattcggcttgtaatttattacacgcATTTTCCttgtaaattcgataaaatatataagaaatcacataataaattatgaaagtACGAATCATCAGATATATTAGATCAAAATTCATATAGTTCACTATATAGTTGACTATGTAATGCATGGTTGTTCGGATAAATAAACATTTGGGCAAACTGAATCATTATTCAGATAAAGGATAATTCGGATAATTGACGTTCGGGTAATCAAAGCTCTACtgtaactgaaaaaatgaaattgaaagacagaaaaaaagtGTCACAAAACCTAAAGTGAAAACCACAGAAACGtgcaatgaaaataagaagGTAGCGGAGAAAGGGAAGGAAAGGAAATCCAGTAAAAGTTTACTTTGGGAGAACGCGGGTAGTAAGAAAGTGAGAGAAGTGGTAGAAGGTGAAGAGAAAATATGAGATCGGAGACAAAGAAAATGAGCGAAAGAAGAGAAGGCATATGTAAATGCAGAAAACCTTTGGTACAGAGGACACAAAAGAGAGAAAGCAAAGGGAGGATGCGAAGGTGATGAACAACAAAAGCGATAACATAAAAGTTAGTGTACGTTTTAACACATAGCAGAGGTGGGTAAAGAAACAggagttttgaaaaaagataatGAACTGGGACGTAACAAGACTGGTAGAAACATTGATTAGAGATGGGTTGGAAGATGATGACCTTGAAAATGCAAAAGGGATTCCAATAAGGACAACATTCAATCAAGAATAACATGAAGAAATGTATGGAAGAGCAACACATTAACAGCATTGAGAGTCGGGTTACCGGAAAAATAAGGAGGGAGTACAGCAGGAATGCCAAGAAGTGCGAAGTCGGAGAATGGGGATGAATATGGAGGATGGTGGATATTGACGAAATACGTAGATGGCAGTGTAGAAAAGAAAGTGTAGGAGTTGATGGAGGCGTTAAAAAGTTCCATAAAATAGTCAAGATTTCCGTAGTGGAAATTTTAATCCGAGGAGATCAAGTAGGTATAGCTGGTAGTGGAGAGAGCTAAacaaaagaaggaaaagaggGAGTCAAAGGACGAAAAGTCAGACAAAAATGGCGTTTAACTGATTGAgctgatagaaaaaaaacagaatatGCAGGGTGACCCAGAAATATTGCCTCATAGGCCCGGATGTACTCCTCGTGAAAACCTGCGactgaattgttttttacttttgataagaaatttttcatttgcgAATTACTAATTTGGAATGGCCAATTTAGAATGGCTGTAATTCGCAAATGACAAATTTCATGtgagaaatacaaaaaatttcgctcACAGTTTTTCACGAGGGATACATTGGTAACCTATAAGGTGATAGTCCTGGGTCACCCTGTATGAGACTTGCAAAGTAAAAGCGACAAATGAAGAATCCTCATTACCTCTGTTTTAATGATAAACAATTTTCTGATCTTTTCAGATTTTACGTTCAAACGGTTTTCGAGTTCTGAAATTTTACATGTTAAGAATTACGCCCTTACCGATAGTcttcaaaaaattcacaaaaattttgtgaTCCAAGACTAACATGTTTTGTCAAAATTAAAAGTGGTAAATCTTTTTTGTGTacttcattttgatttttaaaaatcaatccTGCATCAACGGGAGCGATACATGAGAATAAATATTCCCGATGAAAAGAACCATATTAGAGAAGAATAAACGATAGCAATTGAACGTTTtccaaattaattattttttttaaatattacttTAATAATAGCATGTGACATATATGAGTCATACCATGTCAAACCGCATATTTTTGTGGCCAAATTTACATCGATATTTCCAAATACAACGTAAGTTTGTCAATACATTGTGTTTGCCTCGAGAGaattatttgcttttttttcgaattttaatgttattgttttcaaaaacgaCAAAACAGTCGTGCATGATGATCTTCAAACACTCTTATCTCCGAACCTATTTTGAAACATCGGAGTAGGGATATAGGGATCGGAGGAGAGTGAGCGAGTAGAAGTCCGAGAAAGATACGTACATGAGAAGAATGTTAAGTGTCGACTGGAGGACACCAGAGTACATGATCAGAAAGAGAAGCAATAGATATATAACGAGGACGTAAGTATGGAGGACAGCCCAGAGATTCGAAAAAGAGCTCAGACTAGGGGAGGCAGCGAGACAGTGAGAGAGTACCTGGGAGAGGCAGAAGATAAAGGAGTTATGTTGatggtgaaaagaaaagaaatcaatGTAAAGTAGAGTGAAAGAAGGGGTGAAAGGgagtaaatggaaaaaatggtGAAAGAACAGGTTGGATGTCGGATAGGAAATAGTGCATAAGAAAGATAAGAGAGATAAGTACATAGAGCGAAGCAGACTTGTTGAGAATTAATGGGACCCGCagtatgaataaaatattagagaaaaacgaaaaactatTCAAAACATGTAAACGTGGCATTGTTTATGAATCAAATGACATCTCTACTACGTAATAGAGGTGAATCTAATTGAACAATACAAGAATAttaacaatttgagaaaaggttttaatataacaattttataaaacgaTTAACTTTGGTGTTTTAAATCTGATTTGAATGTTCTTGAGTTTATTTTGTTCACCGTACAGATTTTCAgagattgtttgaaaaaatttaacgaataGTTATATCTAGAGtggacaaaaatatatttgtgcAAAGCGATACAGCAGATCTTTATCAACAATTACATTTGCACATTATGACTTTACTATCATATAAGTTTTCTTTAATGTTTTTCAGGAAATTAATGGAGATTTGATCAGGGAACAGAGCGAGCCCGCAAACAATAGGATCGGATCAAAGACACCagagtttaattattttgaacgTTGTAATTGTGAAACGTTTCATTAAATTGTTGATATTTCAACACGTGTTGCTAGAAGTTGCTCATATTCATTTCCATTAAATGGTATggatgttgtttcattcgaGTTCATTCTTATTGATGAAACTAACATAGCCAGACATGTTTTAggcagaattttttctttttctaatatTTGATTAACTCTCCGACCCATTCATCCTTGCATACTAAAAGCAACTAAGGACATGGAGCCAGTTGATGCAGAGCGAAACAGATGTACAGAATGAGGCAAGGATCGCATCGAGTGAATAGGCAGATTATAAGGGACAAAGGCGGAGAAATAGGTAAGAAAATTGGGGAAGCGAGGCATCAGATTTGGAATGAGAGTGGGGTAAGCACATAGAAAGTAAagttaaaagtaaaaaaaatcgaaggaaCAGATACGTCCATGTAACTCCGAAAGggaaacacaaaaaaatatgtagaaGCACACATCCCACTTTTCGTTAACTTCACATTCAAATTTACCTTATCAGATATCTCTGCACGCATAATTTCCAAATCCAAAGTCAGCTCTTCAAGCTTTTCTTTCGCTTGATCCAATTCTATTTGCAGGGTCTCCGCTTTCTCTTCAGCCATTTCTTTATCTAATGTAGCCATCTCTACAGTTTCTACAAGGTCTGCCATCTCTTCTTGGTGCTgatccctcgccgcttgagCATCACGAGTTTCTTGCCGCGCCCACTGAAGTTGTCTCTGCAGACTAGCctaaaatcattaaaaaatgtaagaaactTGCGGATAAACTACATATGCCATATCTATAGGCAAAGGATATTTTTCTGCAACAAGTGAAGAGTAAGTAATTACTCAGTATGTAAAATACTCCAGTGATATCATATTggaatgtaataataaaataaaaagattcaAACAATGAGTTGCAATGCTGGCTCACTCACAATAAatccaaaataaatttttttctgcaatacACGAATCCTACagcatttaaaatttcaaattagtATTTCTATATTGCAAGAATGGTGGCTGGATTCTCGAAATACATCGTCACGAAATTAATACAGAAATTATATGTAGCTTCCATGGCGCTGGTATTAGTTAGAAACGCATTTTAAAACTGGTTAATTTCCATTCAATTAAGCTTTCCGATTCAGACTATATTTTCTCTTATCGATGTACCTCATGGACCTTATcgatttatattttctcttacCTGACTCTCCATCACTTTGGTCTTGAACTCAATTAGCTGGTCCAACTGCAACTTGGTCTTTTCATAATCCTTCATCTTTTCCTTCTCCTGGAGTCGTTTCATTCGTAGAGTctccaatttttcattaaGATCGCGCACCTACAGGCCAGTTTTTAATTATGATCGGGAAATCGGAGTGAAAGTGATTGTTTGCaggttgaaataaaaagtttataaCTTGAATAATTGTGCTTAGACTTGTAAAACGAGCCAAATACCTGGGCTTTAAGATTATCATTCTCTTGCATCATTTGCATGTGTGATAATTTCTCTTCAATAGCACTGCCAAGCGCCGTCACTGATTGGCTTGCGATTGCTTGTCCTGGCACAAATTGTGGCTTTAACGTCTCAACGAAACCTGTCTgtattaagaaaatttttttatcagaacAAAATGTATTCATCATAAGGggtctttttttattattaatgcAACCAATGAATGATACTATTCAAAATTAGCATATTTGTAGGAAATTCGA
Above is a genomic segment from Neodiprion pinetum isolate iyNeoPine1 chromosome 1, iyNeoPine1.2, whole genome shotgun sequence containing:
- the DCTN1-p150 gene encoding dynactin subunit 1 isoform X4, which encodes MSYKNGQRVEVIGKDCQGVIAYIGHPSFATGKWIGVILDEPKGKNNGTVKGQSYFQCRENHGMFVRQTQLILLDESGNRAEPASPSSAGSAPTTPDDSGAARARSRLNSSRLSLGGSKTQLSAPSTESLTGSQHERKEVGESHIPAPTSTKRASFIEKSPSTSSPPGKKPKAQDDQNNTGFVETLKPQFVPGQAIASQSVTALGSAIEEKLSHMQMMQENDNLKAQVRDLNEKLETLRMKRLQEKEKMKDYEKTKLQLDQLIEFKTKVMESQASLQRQLQWARQETRDAQAARDQHQEEMADLVETVEMATLDKEMAEEKAETLQIELDQAKEKLEELTLDLEIMRAEISDKTGGGAAGSGPSTYEIKQLEQQNSRLRETLVRMRDLSAHEKHEFQKLQKDLDQKKSEILELGRTKEKLSSRVEEMEHQIADLQEQVDAALGAEEMVEVLGERKMVLEEKVAELEEAVADLEALQDMSDQLAESSKELELELREELDLAVGATRDAQRHRDAALETLADRELTITKFRDLTQQLQEQCLQLQQRLQTTESTKSGTRGAEQQLAEILDFQKTFAETRAQTKAVDLELRRLDVEEARSHVRYLLAFMPPQFLARGGDHDAILTLLLIPRMTRKTEILISQVRDKYQPINKIDRASVVKGHSVAQYSFRSRLCSHMYALQGALGSFDSALNMCSSETLLKVGVAYPEMAAQEKSLDSLIELAKRDQLDENLPMDAIEKCSGYFSTMFSILFGEDLMANQARLVTDGTRTLASACDAIATDASAIKALIDGEGGDIGLLCQHAETICEVIQQHLKAAKRRVPRDQLTSVVSNVNLGLDKDWPEQLSTCIQHSVKVMKTLQDLLKNALQAVVTSGDLDAGLTTEKLKDMAAMSSEKIYDTEDLGPVATLKASLTVIQQMAANLAQRMAECENELAMANQIPQQQLGAEGGDVLTPILHRAHATKKESEETKILSRKLESREGDLREARLVLREKQEELSEMILRKELAEKRLATQQHENELNMEKVKRKLEEAQNQLKRKEKEFEETMDHLQTDIDSLENERGQLKEKLKSYGKKSTTATAASSESAASTIGISGVSASAPPENKFLLQEVNALREALATEHRHKTKLLADSLQQKLNALPPLPVVAKQKSVDSKLEELQLKKNNLLKEVQHAMLFPVVPDLTRKRDINREGTILEKANPAYQLLHQQLVVKQLGDRAEQLASEVREEAVKRRLGGRAEADFAVFPSLEMAAAMAGHDHLMAAKIKIPYNGPSQNQTINLGVPELRKIHSLLCY